A region from the Lutra lutra chromosome 1, mLutLut1.2, whole genome shotgun sequence genome encodes:
- the HAPLN4 gene encoding hyaluronan and proteoglycan link protein 4 isoform X2 → MVCARAALGPGALWAAAWGVLLLTAPAGAQRGRKKVVHVLEGESGSVVVQTAPGQVVSHRGGTIVLPCRYHYEAAAHDHDGVRLKWTKVVDPLAFADVFVALGPQHRAFGSYRGRAELQGDGPGDASLVLRNVTLQDYGRYECEVTNELEDDTGMVKLDLEGVVFPYHPRGGRYKLTFTEAQRACAEQDGILASAEQLHAAWRDGLDWCNAGWLRDGSVQYPVSQPREPCGGLGGAGSAGTGGGTASGGVRNYGYRHNAEERYDAFCFTSNLPGRVFFLKPLRPVPFSGAARACAARGAAVAKVGQLFAAWKLQLLDRCTAGWLADGSARYPIVNPRARCGGRRPGVRSLGFPDATRRLFGVYCYRAPGAPDPAPGGWGWGWAGGGGWAGGARDPAAWTPLRV, encoded by the exons ATG GTGTGTGCTCGGGCGGCCCTCGGTCCCGGAGCGCTCTGGGCAGCGGCCTGGGGAGTCCTGCTGCTCACGGCCCCCGCAGGGGCGCAGCGCGGACGCAAGAAGGTCGTGCACGTGCTGG AGGGTGAGTCTGGCTCGGTGGTGGTGCAGACGGCGCCTGGGCAGGTGGTCAGTCACAGGGGTGGTACCATCGTCCTGCCTTGCCGCTACCACTACGAGGCAGCTGCCCACGACCACGACGGCGTCCGTCTCAAGTGGACCAAGGTGGTGGACCCACTGGCCTTTGCTGACGTCTTCGTGGCCCTGGGCCCCCAGCACCGAGCATTTGGCAGCTACCGTGGGCGTGCCGAGCTGCAGGGCGACGGACCTGGGGATGCCTCCCTGGTTCTCCGAAACGTTACGCTGCAGGATTATGGGCGCTATGAATGCGAGGTCACCAATGAGCTGGAGGATGACACTGGCATGGTCAAGCTAGACCTGGAAG GAGTTGTCTTCCCTTACCACCCCCGTGGAGGCCGCTACAAGCTGACCTTCACGGAAGCGCAGCGCGCCTGCGCTGAGCAGGACGGCATCCTGGCGTCGGCAGAGCAGCTGCACGCGGCCTGGCGCGACGGCCTGGACTGGTGCAACGCAGGCTGGCTGCGCGACGGGTCCGTGCAGTACCCTGTGAGCCAGCCCCGGGAGCCCTGCGGCGGCCTGGGCGGAGCCGGGAGCGCCGGGACCGGCGGCGGTACCGCCTCCGGGGGGGTGCGCAACTACGGCTACCGCCACAATGCCGAAGAACGCTACGACGCCTTCTGCTTCACGTCCAACCTCCCGG GACGTGTGTTCTTCCTGAAGCCGCTGCGGCCTGTGCCCTTCTCGGGAGCAGCGCGTGCGTGTGCGGCGCGCGGCGCGGCCGTGGCCAAGGTGGGACAGCTGTTCGCTGCGTGGAAGCTGCAGCTGCTGGACCGCTGCACCGCGGGTTGGCTGGCCGACGGGAGCGCGCGCTACCCCATCGTGAATCCGCGCGCGCGCTGCGGCGGCCGCCGGCCGGGCGTTCGCAGCCTGGGCTTCCCCGACGCCACGCGCCGGCTCTTTGGCGTCTACTGCTACCGTGCACCCGGCGCGCCGGACCCCGCACCcggtggctggggctggggctgggccggAGGCGGCGGCTGGGCCGGAGGCGCGCGCGACCCGGCCGCTTGGACCCCGCTGCGCGTCTAG
- the HAPLN4 gene encoding hyaluronan and proteoglycan link protein 4 isoform X1, producing the protein MREVLAVRKEGQGASPTTGKVQEAGLSTLCPQVCARAALGPGALWAAAWGVLLLTAPAGAQRGRKKVVHVLEGESGSVVVQTAPGQVVSHRGGTIVLPCRYHYEAAAHDHDGVRLKWTKVVDPLAFADVFVALGPQHRAFGSYRGRAELQGDGPGDASLVLRNVTLQDYGRYECEVTNELEDDTGMVKLDLEGVVFPYHPRGGRYKLTFTEAQRACAEQDGILASAEQLHAAWRDGLDWCNAGWLRDGSVQYPVSQPREPCGGLGGAGSAGTGGGTASGGVRNYGYRHNAEERYDAFCFTSNLPGRVFFLKPLRPVPFSGAARACAARGAAVAKVGQLFAAWKLQLLDRCTAGWLADGSARYPIVNPRARCGGRRPGVRSLGFPDATRRLFGVYCYRAPGAPDPAPGGWGWGWAGGGGWAGGARDPAAWTPLRV; encoded by the exons ATGCGAGAAGTCCTGGCCGTGAGGAAGGAAGGTCAGGGGGCTAGTCCTACGACAGGCAAAGTCCAGGAGGCTGGACTGAGTACCCTGTGCCCCCAGGTGTGTGCTCGGGCGGCCCTCGGTCCCGGAGCGCTCTGGGCAGCGGCCTGGGGAGTCCTGCTGCTCACGGCCCCCGCAGGGGCGCAGCGCGGACGCAAGAAGGTCGTGCACGTGCTGG AGGGTGAGTCTGGCTCGGTGGTGGTGCAGACGGCGCCTGGGCAGGTGGTCAGTCACAGGGGTGGTACCATCGTCCTGCCTTGCCGCTACCACTACGAGGCAGCTGCCCACGACCACGACGGCGTCCGTCTCAAGTGGACCAAGGTGGTGGACCCACTGGCCTTTGCTGACGTCTTCGTGGCCCTGGGCCCCCAGCACCGAGCATTTGGCAGCTACCGTGGGCGTGCCGAGCTGCAGGGCGACGGACCTGGGGATGCCTCCCTGGTTCTCCGAAACGTTACGCTGCAGGATTATGGGCGCTATGAATGCGAGGTCACCAATGAGCTGGAGGATGACACTGGCATGGTCAAGCTAGACCTGGAAG GAGTTGTCTTCCCTTACCACCCCCGTGGAGGCCGCTACAAGCTGACCTTCACGGAAGCGCAGCGCGCCTGCGCTGAGCAGGACGGCATCCTGGCGTCGGCAGAGCAGCTGCACGCGGCCTGGCGCGACGGCCTGGACTGGTGCAACGCAGGCTGGCTGCGCGACGGGTCCGTGCAGTACCCTGTGAGCCAGCCCCGGGAGCCCTGCGGCGGCCTGGGCGGAGCCGGGAGCGCCGGGACCGGCGGCGGTACCGCCTCCGGGGGGGTGCGCAACTACGGCTACCGCCACAATGCCGAAGAACGCTACGACGCCTTCTGCTTCACGTCCAACCTCCCGG GACGTGTGTTCTTCCTGAAGCCGCTGCGGCCTGTGCCCTTCTCGGGAGCAGCGCGTGCGTGTGCGGCGCGCGGCGCGGCCGTGGCCAAGGTGGGACAGCTGTTCGCTGCGTGGAAGCTGCAGCTGCTGGACCGCTGCACCGCGGGTTGGCTGGCCGACGGGAGCGCGCGCTACCCCATCGTGAATCCGCGCGCGCGCTGCGGCGGCCGCCGGCCGGGCGTTCGCAGCCTGGGCTTCCCCGACGCCACGCGCCGGCTCTTTGGCGTCTACTGCTACCGTGCACCCGGCGCGCCGGACCCCGCACCcggtggctggggctggggctgggccggAGGCGGCGGCTGGGCCGGAGGCGCGCGCGACCCGGCCGCTTGGACCCCGCTGCGCGTCTAG
- the TM6SF2 gene encoding transmembrane 6 superfamily member 2: protein MDIPPLAGKIAALSLGALPLSYALNHVSALSHPLGLALMSALILGLLFVAIYSLSPGEIYYDPLYAVFAVFSFTSVVDLLIALQEDGYAGGFMEFFTKEGEPYLRTAHGVFICYWDGTVHYLLYLAMAGAIRRRKRYRNLGLYWLGSFVMSVLVFLPGNILGKYSSEIRPAFFLAIPYVLVPCWAGVRVFNQARAPTCYAPNVVQEEQSKGILRRPVDLALVIYLTLAGFFTLFRGLVVLDCPTDACFVYIYQYEPYLRDPVAYPKVQMLVYMFYVLPFYGLAAYGLIFPGCSWLPDWALVFAGAVGQAQFSHMGASMHVRTPFTYRVPDDAWACFFGSNLLYALGPQLLAFRCLWRPAFFLHPPPGPLAHHKKED, encoded by the exons ATGGACATCCCGCCGCTGGCCGGCAAGATCGCAGCTCTGTCGCTCGGCGCCCTCCCCTTGTCCTACGCGCTTAACCACGTCTCGGCGCTCTCGCA CCCCCTGGGGCTGGCATTGATGAGTGCCCTGATCCTGGGCCTGCTTTTTGTGGCTATCTACAGTTTGTCCCCCGGCGAGATCTACTATGACCCACTCTATGCTG TGTTCGCTGTCTTCTCCTTCACCTCGGTGGTGGATCTCCTCATTGCTCTCCAGGAAGATGGCTACGCGGGGGGCTTCATGGAATTCTTTACTAAGGAG GGAGAGCCTTATTTGCGCACCGCACACGGAGTCTTCATCTGCTACTGGGACGGCACGGTTCACTACCTCCTCTACTTGGCCATGGCTGGTGCCATCCGCAGAAG GAAGAGATACAGGAACCTTGGACTGTACTGGCTGGGATCTTTCGTCATGAGCGTCTTGGTGTTCCTCCCAGGAAACATCCTTG GTAAATATAGCTCAGAGATCAGACCTGCCTTCTTCCTTGCCATTCCCTACGTGCTAGTCCCATGCTGGGCTGGTGTGAGGGTCTTCAACCAGGCCCGGGCACCAACCTGCTATGCCCCCAATGTG GTACAGGAGGAACAAAGCAAGGGTATCCTGCGACGTCCAGTAGACTTGGCCCTTGTCATATACCTCACCCTCGCCGGGTTCTTCACCCTCTTTCGGGGCCTG GTGGTGCTTGACTGCCCCACAGATGCGTGCTTTGTCTACATCTATCAATACGAGCCATACCTACGGGACCCTGTGGCCTATCCGAAGGTGCAG ATGCTGGTGTACATGTTTTACGTGCTGCCCTTCTATGGCCTGGCTGCCTACGGCCTCATCTTCCCTGGCTGTTCTTGGCTGCCTGACTGGGCCTTGGTGTTTGCTGGAGCTGTTGGCCAG GCACAGTTCTCGCACATGGGGGCCTCGATGCACGTGCGCACGCCCTTCACCTACCGCGTGCCTGATGACGCCTGGGCCTGCTTCTTCGGGAGCAACCTGCTGTATGCGCTGGGTCCCCAGCTGCTGGCCTTCCGCTGCCTGTGGCGGCCTGCCTTCTTCCTGCACCCGCCTCCTGGTCCCCTGGCCCACCACAAGAAGGAGGACTGA